One Hippoglossus stenolepis isolate QCI-W04-F060 chromosome 9, HSTE1.2, whole genome shotgun sequence genomic region harbors:
- the LOC118115169 gene encoding uncharacterized protein LOC118115169 → MDDSTLSKTHKTTRRLPRPVSPIANLASNWSVTKATKRKATTEDEPPLKRQRDGKGTDANTNPGPSTLESVIEDKSSSDESTVLSGHTSREMVGRPISPIAILASNWSVTKATKRKATTGNEPPLKRQRGGKGTDANTNPGPSTLESVIEDKSSSDESTVLSGHTSIVGS, encoded by the exons ATGGATGATTCCACCTTGTccaagacacacaaaacaaccagaaGGTTGCCCCGCCCCGTCTCACCCATCGCCAACCTGGCGAGTAATTGGTCTGTGACTAAGGCCACCAAGAGGAAGGCCACCACTGAAGATGAGCCCCCACTGAAGAGGCAGAGGGATGGAAAAGGCACTGATGCCAACACCAACCCTGGTCCATCAACCCTGGAGTCAGTGATCGAGGACAAAAGCTCCAGTGACGAGAGCACGGTGTTATCAGGCCACACCAGCAGAG AGATGGTTGGCCGCCCCATCTCACCCATCGCCATCTTGGCGAGTAATTGGTCTGTGACTAAGGCCACCAAGAGGAAGGCCACCACTGGAAATGAGCCCCCACTGAAGAGGCAGAGGGGTGGAAAGGGCACTGATGCCAACACCAACCCTGGTCCATCAACCCTGGAGTCAGTGATCGAGGACAAAAGCTCTAGTGACGAGAGCACGGTGTTGTCAGGCCACACCAGCATAG TTGGGag CTGA